A region of Mycolicibacterium brumae DNA encodes the following proteins:
- the aceE gene encoding pyruvate dehydrogenase (acetyl-transferring), homodimeric type, with amino-acid sequence MSPEFAKQPSSAEHDRVRVIREGVASYLPDIDTEETGEWLESFDDMLKRSGPARARYLMLRLLERAGEQRVAIPALTSTDYVNTIPTELEPWFPGDEELERRYRQWIRWNAAIMVHRAQRPGVGVGGHISTYASSASLYEVGFNHFFRGKGHPGGGDQIFVQGHASPGIYARAFLEGRLSADRLDGFRQEHSHPGGGLPSYPHPRLMPDFWEFPTVSMGLGPMNAIYQARFNHYLHDRGIKDTSDQHVWAFLGDGEMDEPESRGLLQVAANDGLDNLTFVINCNLQRLDGPVRGNGKIIQELESFFRGAGWNVIKVVWGREWDALLHADKDGALVNLMNNTPDGDYQTIRANDGAFLRENWFNRDPRTKQLAANLSDDDLWRLKRGGHDYRKIYAAYRAALDHHGQPTVILAKTIKGYTLGKHFEGRNATHQMKKLVLDDLKAFRDTARVPITDAQLEADPYLPPYYHPGPEAPEIRYMLDRREALGGFLPERRTKAKALTLPGPDAYKSVKKGSGNQEVATTMATVRVFKELLRDKNIGSRIVPIIPDEARTFGMDSWFPTLKIYNRNGQLYRSVDAELMLAYKESETGQILHEGINEAGSTGEFIAVGTSYATHNEPMIPIYIFYSMFGFQRTGDNFWAAADQMAHGFVLGATAGRTTLTGEGLQHADGHSLLLAATNPAVVSYDPAFAFEIAHIIESGLARMYGPNPEKIYFYMTIYNEPYPQPAEPEGLDVDALLRGMYRYRQAPESRAHTAQILASGVGMPEALRAQGMLAEKWDVAADVWSVTSWGELNRDGVEVEKELLRHPDRAGDGAPIPHVTRALSETAGPVVAVSDWMRAVPEQIRPWVPGTYLTLGTDGFGFSDTRPAARRYFNTDAESVVVGVLVALARDGAIDMSVAAEAAKEYQIDDVQAAGVSYRDTGSA; translated from the coding sequence TTGTCCCCCGAGTTCGCCAAGCAGCCGTCGTCCGCCGAGCATGACCGGGTGCGGGTGATCCGCGAAGGCGTCGCGTCGTACCTGCCCGACATCGACACCGAGGAGACCGGCGAGTGGCTGGAGTCCTTCGACGACATGCTCAAGCGCTCCGGCCCGGCCCGCGCGCGGTACCTGATGCTGCGGCTGCTGGAGCGCGCCGGCGAGCAGCGGGTGGCCATCCCCGCGCTCACCTCCACCGACTACGTCAACACCATCCCCACCGAGCTGGAGCCGTGGTTCCCCGGCGACGAGGAACTCGAACGCCGCTACCGGCAGTGGATCCGGTGGAACGCCGCGATCATGGTGCATCGCGCCCAGCGCCCGGGCGTCGGCGTCGGCGGCCACATCTCCACCTACGCGTCGTCGGCCTCGCTGTATGAGGTCGGCTTCAACCACTTCTTCCGCGGCAAGGGCCACCCCGGCGGCGGCGACCAGATCTTCGTCCAGGGCCACGCCTCCCCCGGCATCTACGCCCGCGCCTTCCTCGAGGGCCGGCTGTCGGCGGACCGCCTCGACGGGTTCCGGCAGGAGCACTCCCACCCGGGCGGCGGTCTGCCGTCCTACCCGCACCCGCGACTGATGCCGGACTTCTGGGAGTTCCCGACGGTGTCGATGGGCCTGGGCCCGATGAACGCCATCTACCAGGCCCGGTTCAACCATTACCTGCACGACCGCGGCATCAAGGACACCTCCGACCAGCACGTCTGGGCGTTCCTGGGCGACGGCGAGATGGATGAGCCGGAAAGCCGCGGCCTGCTGCAGGTCGCCGCCAACGACGGCCTGGACAACCTGACCTTCGTCATCAACTGCAACCTGCAGCGCCTCGACGGCCCGGTCCGCGGCAACGGCAAGATCATCCAGGAGCTCGAGTCGTTCTTCCGCGGCGCGGGCTGGAACGTCATCAAGGTGGTGTGGGGCCGCGAATGGGACGCGCTGCTGCACGCCGACAAGGACGGCGCTCTGGTCAACCTGATGAACAACACCCCCGACGGCGACTATCAGACCATCCGCGCCAATGACGGCGCGTTCCTGCGGGAGAACTGGTTCAACCGGGACCCGCGCACCAAGCAACTGGCCGCAAATCTTTCCGACGACGACCTGTGGCGGCTCAAGCGCGGCGGTCACGACTACCGCAAGATCTACGCCGCCTACCGGGCCGCGCTGGACCACCACGGTCAGCCGACGGTGATCCTGGCCAAGACCATCAAGGGCTACACCCTCGGCAAGCATTTCGAGGGCCGCAACGCGACCCACCAGATGAAGAAGCTGGTGCTCGACGACCTCAAGGCGTTCCGGGACACCGCGCGGGTGCCGATCACCGACGCCCAGCTGGAGGCCGACCCGTACCTGCCGCCGTACTACCACCCCGGGCCCGAGGCCCCGGAGATCCGCTACATGCTCGACCGCCGCGAAGCCCTCGGCGGGTTCCTGCCGGAGCGGCGCACCAAGGCCAAGGCGCTGACGCTGCCCGGGCCCGACGCCTACAAGTCGGTGAAGAAGGGGTCCGGCAACCAGGAGGTGGCCACCACCATGGCCACCGTTCGGGTGTTCAAGGAACTGCTGCGGGACAAGAACATCGGCTCCCGGATCGTGCCGATCATTCCCGACGAGGCCCGCACCTTCGGGATGGACTCCTGGTTCCCGACGCTGAAGATCTACAACCGCAACGGCCAGCTGTACCGGTCGGTGGACGCCGAACTGATGCTGGCCTACAAGGAAAGCGAGACCGGCCAGATCCTGCACGAGGGCATCAACGAGGCCGGCTCCACCGGCGAGTTCATCGCCGTCGGCACCTCGTATGCCACCCACAACGAGCCGATGATCCCGATCTACATCTTCTACTCGATGTTCGGGTTCCAGCGCACCGGCGACAATTTCTGGGCCGCCGCCGACCAGATGGCGCACGGGTTCGTGCTCGGCGCGACCGCCGGGCGCACCACGCTGACCGGCGAGGGCCTGCAGCACGCCGACGGTCACTCGCTGCTGCTGGCGGCGACCAACCCGGCGGTGGTCAGCTACGACCCGGCGTTCGCCTTCGAGATCGCGCACATCATCGAAAGCGGCCTGGCCCGGATGTACGGCCCGAACCCGGAGAAGATCTACTTCTACATGACCATCTACAACGAGCCCTACCCGCAGCCCGCGGAACCGGAGGGGCTCGACGTCGACGCCCTGCTGCGCGGCATGTACCGCTACCGGCAGGCGCCCGAGTCGCGCGCCCACACCGCGCAGATCCTGGCCTCCGGGGTCGGCATGCCCGAAGCGCTGCGCGCCCAGGGCATGCTGGCCGAGAAGTGGGATGTGGCGGCCGACGTGTGGTCGGTGACCAGCTGGGGCGAGCTCAACCGCGACGGCGTCGAGGTGGAGAAGGAACTGCTGCGCCATCCCGATCGCGCCGGCGACGGCGCCCCGATCCCCCACGTCACCCGGGCGCTGTCCGAAACGGCCGGGCCGGTGGTGGCGGTCTCGGACTGGATGCGGGCGGTGCCCGAGCAGATCCGGCCGTGGGTGCCGGGCACCTATCTGACCCTGGGCACCGACGGTTTCGGGTTCTCCGACACCCGCCCGGCGGCGCGGCGCTACTTCAACACCGACGCCGAGTCGGTGGTGGTCGGGGTGCTGGTGGCGCTGGCCCGCGACGGCGCGATCGACATGTCGGTCGCGGCCGAGGCGGCCAAGGAGTACCAGATCGACGACGTGCAGGCGGCCGGTGTGTCGTACCGGGACACCGGAAGCGCGTAG
- a CDS encoding DUF3052 domain-containing protein — MVAADGAPDYAQRLGIQKDQVVQELGWDSDTDDDIRLDIEEASGSELLDEDTDEVVDVVLLWWRDDDGDLVDALMDAITPLAEDGVIWVLTPKTGQDGHVHPAEIAESAPTAGLMQTSSANLGAWIGSRLVQRKSKAAGRHS, encoded by the coding sequence GTGGTGGCGGCCGACGGCGCCCCTGACTACGCCCAGCGACTGGGCATTCAAAAGGATCAGGTCGTCCAGGAACTGGGGTGGGACTCGGACACCGACGACGACATCCGGCTCGATATCGAAGAGGCCAGCGGGTCCGAACTGCTCGATGAGGACACCGACGAGGTCGTCGATGTGGTGCTGCTGTGGTGGCGCGACGACGACGGGGACCTGGTGGACGCGTTGATGGACGCCATCACTCCGCTCGCCGAAGACGGCGTGATCTGGGTGCTGACCCCCAAGACCGGCCAGGACGGCCACGTGCATCCCGCCGAGATCGCCGAGTCCGCGCCGACCGCCGGGCTGATGCAGACGTCCTCGGCCAACCTGGGCGCCTGGATCGGCAGTCGGCTGGTGCAGCGCAAGTCCAAGGCAGCCGGGAGACACAGCTGA
- a CDS encoding peroxiredoxin: protein MVAVGEQAPDFTLKDQNNQVVRLSDFRGERNVLLVFFPLAFTGICQGELDEIRDHLPRYENDDTVTLTVSVCASPTHKVWSVTNGFTFPLLADFWPHGEVAELYGVFNAENGVANRGTFVIDKSGVIRFAECKQPGEVRDQQVWVDALASLEA, encoded by the coding sequence ATGGTCGCAGTGGGGGAGCAGGCCCCCGACTTCACCCTCAAGGACCAGAACAACCAGGTGGTGCGGCTGTCGGACTTCCGCGGTGAGCGCAATGTGCTGCTCGTCTTCTTCCCGCTCGCGTTCACCGGCATCTGCCAGGGCGAACTCGACGAGATCCGGGATCATCTGCCGCGGTACGAGAACGACGACACCGTCACCCTCACCGTCTCGGTGTGCGCGTCGCCGACGCACAAGGTGTGGTCGGTTACCAACGGCTTCACCTTCCCGCTGCTGGCGGACTTCTGGCCGCACGGTGAGGTCGCGGAGCTCTACGGGGTGTTCAACGCCGAAAACGGCGTGGCCAACCGCGGCACCTTCGTCATCGACAAGTCCGGCGTCATCCGCTTCGCCGAGTGCAAGCAGCCCGGCGAGGTTCGTGACCAGCAGGTTTGGGTTGACGCGCTGGCGTCGCTGGAGGCCTGA
- a CDS encoding IS110 family transposase produces the protein MEVIHPRCAGLDISKRDAKVCVRINGAGRRKTTETVTTFGATTRQIMALRDHLVAQKVSCVVMEATGDYWKPFYYLLEDLAEVEVMLVNARHVKNLPGRKTDVADATWLAQLGAHGLVRGSFVPPPPIRALRDLTRTRTAVTRERTREIQRLEKLLEDAGIKLSSVAADLNGKSSRAMIAALLAGQTATAVMADLAQKQLRRKIPELTEALYGRFTEHHAFLTRMHLALIDQHTAAIEALTERIEVVMEPFRHFRGLICTIPGIGGLTADVVVAETGADMAKFPTAAHLASWAGAAPGNNESAGKVKSRRTRPGNPYLQGALGTAAMSISHTRDTYLGAKYRRIAARRGPLRANVAIQRALLVAIWNIATTDTAYRDPGGDYFTRLNPQKARSNAVRQLEAMGYHVTLSNDQNLWMTLGEGA, from the coding sequence GTGGAGGTGATTCACCCGCGCTGCGCGGGCCTGGACATTTCGAAAAGGGACGCCAAAGTGTGTGTCCGGATCAACGGCGCCGGCCGCCGAAAGACCACCGAAACCGTCACTACGTTCGGAGCGACCACCCGCCAGATCATGGCGTTGCGGGATCACCTGGTCGCGCAGAAGGTTTCGTGCGTGGTGATGGAAGCCACCGGCGATTACTGGAAGCCGTTCTACTACCTGCTGGAGGACCTCGCCGAGGTTGAGGTGATGCTGGTCAACGCCCGCCACGTCAAGAACCTCCCCGGCCGCAAAACCGATGTCGCCGACGCCACCTGGCTGGCCCAACTCGGCGCCCATGGTCTGGTCCGCGGCTCGTTCGTTCCACCGCCCCCGATCCGGGCGCTGCGGGATCTGACCCGCACCCGTACTGCGGTCACCCGGGAGCGGACTCGCGAGATCCAGCGGCTGGAAAAACTGCTCGAGGACGCCGGCATCAAACTGTCGTCGGTGGCCGCCGACCTCAACGGCAAATCGTCGCGGGCGATGATCGCCGCTTTGCTCGCCGGGCAAACCGCCACCGCCGTCATGGCTGATCTGGCCCAGAAACAACTGCGTAGGAAAATCCCGGAACTCACCGAAGCCCTCTACGGGCGGTTCACCGAGCATCACGCGTTCCTGACCCGCATGCACCTGGCTCTCATCGACCAGCACACCGCGGCCATCGAGGCGCTCACCGAGCGGATCGAGGTGGTGATGGAACCCTTTCGTCATTTCCGGGGCCTGATCTGCACCATCCCCGGCATCGGCGGACTCACCGCAGACGTCGTCGTCGCCGAAACGGGCGCGGACATGGCCAAGTTCCCTACCGCCGCGCACCTGGCATCGTGGGCCGGCGCCGCCCCGGGGAACAACGAATCCGCTGGCAAGGTGAAGTCACGGCGCACCCGGCCGGGCAATCCGTACCTGCAGGGCGCACTCGGCACCGCGGCGATGTCGATCTCCCATACCCGCGACACCTACCTGGGCGCGAAGTACCGGCGGATCGCCGCGCGTCGAGGACCGTTGCGCGCCAACGTCGCCATCCAACGCGCACTGCTGGTCGCGATCTGGAACATCGCCACCACCGACACCGCCTACCGTGATCCCGGCGGCGACTACTTCACCAGGCTCAACCCGCAGAAAGCACGCAGCAACGCCGTCCGCCAGCTTGAAGCCATGGGCTACCACGTCACCCTGAGCAATGATCAGAACCTGTGGATGACCCTCGGTGAGGGGGCGTGA
- a CDS encoding IS256 family transposase, with protein MLTVVHDATEANESTGGAGRSLLDEIVRDGARQMLAAALQAEVAAYVAQFADQLDEDGHRLVVRNGYHQPREVLTAAGAVEVKAPRVNDRRVDPDTGVRQRFSSAILPAWARKSPQMSEVLPLLYLHGLSSGDFTAALEQFLGSGAGLSASTITRLTAQWQDEAAAFGRRDLSGTDYVYLWVDGIHLKVRLEQTKLCLLVMIGVRADGRKELVAITDGYRESTESWADLLRDCKRRGMAAPVLAVGDGALGFWKAVREVFPATREQRCWFHKQANVLAALPKSAHPSALAAIKDIYNAEDIDKAQVAVKAFEVDFGAKYPKAVAKITDDLDTLLEFYKYPAEHWIHLRTTNPIESTFATVRLRTKVTKGPGSRAAGIAMAYKLIDAAQARWRAVNAPHLVALVRAGAVFHKGKLLERPTDITPPQPPSNGHERTGTEVA; from the coding sequence ATGCTCACCGTAGTTCACGATGCCACCGAGGCCAATGAAAGCACCGGCGGTGCCGGTCGGTCGTTGTTGGACGAGATCGTCCGTGACGGCGCCCGGCAGATGCTGGCCGCGGCACTGCAAGCCGAGGTCGCCGCCTACGTGGCCCAGTTCGCCGACCAGCTCGATGAGGACGGCCATCGGTTGGTGGTCCGCAACGGCTACCACCAGCCGCGTGAGGTGCTGACCGCGGCCGGCGCGGTCGAGGTGAAGGCGCCGCGGGTCAACGACCGCCGCGTGGACCCCGATACAGGTGTGCGGCAGCGGTTTTCCTCGGCGATACTGCCGGCGTGGGCACGGAAGTCCCCGCAGATGAGTGAGGTGTTGCCGCTGCTGTACTTGCATGGGCTGTCCAGCGGCGACTTCACTGCGGCGTTGGAGCAGTTCCTCGGTTCGGGTGCGGGGTTGTCGGCGTCGACGATCACCCGGCTGACCGCGCAGTGGCAGGACGAAGCCGCGGCGTTCGGGCGCCGTGATCTGTCCGGTACCGACTACGTCTACCTGTGGGTCGACGGCATCCACCTCAAGGTGCGCCTGGAGCAGACCAAGCTGTGCCTGCTGGTGATGATCGGCGTGCGTGCCGATGGCCGCAAGGAGCTGGTCGCGATCACCGACGGGTATCGGGAGTCCACCGAGTCGTGGGCCGACCTGCTGCGCGACTGCAAACGCCGCGGGATGGCTGCCCCGGTGTTGGCCGTGGGCGATGGCGCCCTCGGGTTCTGGAAGGCGGTCCGCGAAGTGTTCCCGGCGACCCGTGAGCAGCGGTGCTGGTTTCACAAGCAGGCCAATGTCCTTGCCGCACTGCCGAAGTCGGCACATCCGTCGGCGTTGGCGGCGATCAAGGATATCTACAACGCCGAGGACATCGACAAGGCGCAGGTCGCGGTCAAGGCTTTCGAGGTCGACTTCGGCGCCAAATACCCCAAGGCCGTCGCCAAGATCACCGACGACCTCGACACCCTGCTCGAGTTCTACAAGTACCCGGCCGAGCATTGGATTCACCTGCGCACGACCAACCCGATCGAATCCACTTTCGCCACGGTGCGACTGCGCACCAAGGTCACCAAGGGGCCTGGATCACGCGCGGCCGGGATTGCCATGGCCTACAAGCTGATCGACGCCGCACAAGCCCGCTGGCGGGCCGTCAACGCCCCGCACCTGGTCGCCCTGGTCCGCGCCGGCGCGGTCTTCCACAAAGGCAAACTGCTCGAACGGCCCACCGACATCACACCACCGCAACCGCCTTCAAACGGTCACGAGCGCACCGGAACGGAGGTCGCCTGA
- a CDS encoding helix-turn-helix domain-containing protein, with protein sequence MEIVIVKSIRISPCRRICYEPLDSTHPDTQGPEESAIVQPMVNPSRRAASEPTAADDARAFLARNHWQSNGMQFIFADEAVNTPTDWQFNSPDHVLVVHRAGDLTTMEVEFERGPSGPALPRVGDVWLIPAQQRYAALAQGTSVQFCEIRIPTKDFEDRDVAATVQHRDLLALHLTQRMFRAANSSDPLERMLCESLADALRLQFLTTLTTPGLMPAVVRSPTAWDDAIRAKVVEYLEDNLDADITLSHLAKHLGLSVTELTARFKLTFRTTPHQYLVDRRIRRAKMLLTRTTKPITEIAHAVGFSTPSHFATTFRSRVGLTPTAYRRCS encoded by the coding sequence TTGGAAATCGTCATCGTTAAGTCGATCCGTATCTCGCCCTGCAGGCGGATTTGCTATGAACCACTGGACTCAACTCACCCTGACACGCAGGGACCGGAAGAAAGTGCCATCGTGCAGCCAATGGTGAATCCAAGCCGTAGGGCGGCGTCGGAGCCGACTGCGGCCGATGATGCACGCGCCTTTCTCGCCCGGAACCACTGGCAGTCCAATGGCATGCAGTTCATTTTTGCCGACGAGGCTGTCAACACACCGACAGACTGGCAGTTCAATAGCCCCGACCATGTCCTGGTAGTGCACCGCGCAGGTGACCTTACGACGATGGAGGTCGAGTTCGAACGCGGCCCGAGCGGACCCGCGCTGCCGCGCGTCGGCGATGTCTGGCTGATCCCCGCTCAACAGCGCTACGCCGCACTAGCACAAGGGACATCCGTTCAATTCTGCGAGATCCGCATTCCGACTAAGGACTTCGAGGATCGCGACGTTGCGGCGACGGTGCAGCACCGCGACCTTCTGGCGCTGCATCTGACCCAACGGATGTTCCGCGCGGCGAACAGCTCCGACCCGTTGGAGCGGATGTTGTGTGAGTCATTGGCAGACGCGTTACGCCTGCAGTTCCTGACGACGCTCACCACGCCGGGCCTGATGCCCGCCGTCGTCCGGTCACCGACCGCTTGGGACGACGCCATTCGCGCCAAGGTTGTCGAGTACCTCGAAGACAACCTGGACGCTGACATCACTCTCTCTCACCTGGCAAAGCACCTCGGGCTCTCGGTCACCGAGTTGACCGCCCGGTTCAAGCTGACGTTTCGAACCACACCGCACCAGTACTTGGTTGACCGACGAATCAGGCGCGCAAAGATGTTGCTGACCCGCACCACCAAGCCCATCACCGAAATCGCCCATGCGGTCGGCTTCTCCACCCCGAGCCACTTCGCAACGACCTTTCGGTCCCGGGTGGGCCTCACGCCAACTGCCTACCGCCGATGCTCGTGA